The following proteins are encoded in a genomic region of Asterias amurensis chromosome 5, ASM3211899v1:
- the LOC139937748 gene encoding macrophage mannose receptor 1-like, whose product MALLHCLLGVLALTATVPSVLGLGCPASWYHIGDKCFQLVTDTPAVWTAANAQCKANDARATLAVVNDYITQAVIVSLIKGVSGDVYIGLRKTPENPSFQYPNGEIYSYQRWAVNEPDGNVYLTNKEFCVVLDNSNYQLPGRWYDVPCSESHLFICSMPLDPDSDTNFPQPGVQCLANFAAYGTSCFGVFGETDLDSKTFDEAQLDCNKYAGSSDLDVSLATLVDGYDSALLNVMMYAKNVDSAWIGFKKGSEGAFEWQSGYPVVYTNWGPDEPSGGTGEGCVKENKEGFWEDTTCLDKAAYVCRYDFPPLLVPTSPPDIDSPCPTDASWVSFGSYCYLFPSTEAQWGEANFNCMQEHGASLVSISSDSENQFVLSNSRHPSGSDNYMWIGLTRQQNTAGDWGTFGWVDESVFNYAFWTRGEPDGNREGALEFCAAMSTASGGAWKDDACYTKYQYACKLRKQSGGSYKSTQCVGDRENQLVAEGNYCYLPSMALVSPRRATWNEAENACRSKGAHLVSIQNDEEQSLVSKLAYGLTQSYWIGLREKEQSGQFMWSDGYTGDYKNFPEEGPGDLKGEEQCTDLLVWKEGQWGTSACGNILPFICKRENKAVTVIDPLPGLPTTGNCPKDYFKLGSKCFILKGVEDGERKNWIDARDDCQKQSGGTLATISNYGEQAILTSIIKVLEREMDMWIGLNSIGIHYQYHWTDETPLDFTQWMEGAPDSLQPIDDPDSNTCVVMMNAAESAGLWNDVQCSIERAYLCQAPVDPSNPNTPAPVPPGSCPNSKFTSYFDTCLNAETSMMSFDDARQKCKDAGADLISTYDQYEVAFLAASLYQDGLEPDGEGWIGLKRNKDTGVFEWVDNWPLTFTKWDNDEPNNNNGDCVAVDRKGKWAVRDCNMKKYSFCEFPNIKPTKAPKVSRDGCLKNYVALPDSDFCYNFKTDMTKIPLSSGDYFCNRDFSGRLPSIHSKAEEDFVRAEAKKVFGSNALVWLGLDRAKNGRNRWMDRTLLDYVNWMDGEPDGDDDDNVCTGLNVDGGWMDTDCTVAANYICKSPKFLKPPTTGTSGAAQLSMSGLTVLLSLAVSTIWNIRR is encoded by the exons ttcCATCTGTACTTGGTTTAG GCTGTCCCGCATCATGGTACCACATCGGAGACAAGTGTTTCCAGCTTGTGACGGATACCCCTGCAGTATGGACAGCGGCTAATGCACAATGTAAGGCTAATGATGCCAGAGCTACACTTGCAGTGGTTAATGACTACATCACACAAG CTGTTATCGTGAGCTTGATAAAAGGCGTCAGTGGGGATGTTTACATCGGTCTCCGTAAAACGCCGGAAAATCCCTCATTCCAGTATCCAAATGGAGAGATTTATTCATACCAGCGATGGGCCGTTAACGAACCTGATGGCAACGTTTACCTG ACAAACAAGGAATTTTGTGTAGTCTTGGATAATAGCAACTATCAGTTACCTGGTCGCTGGTATGATGTACCCTGCTCGGAATCCCACTTGTTCATCTGCAGTATGCCTCTAG ATCCGGATTCAGACACCAACTTTCCCCAACCAGGTGTGCAGTGCCTGGCTAACTTTGCGGCGTACGGGACGTCATGCTTCGGTGTGTTCGGAGAGACGGATTTGGATTCCAAGACATTCGACGAAGCGCAGTTAGATTGTAACAAATATGCTGGTTCATCCGATTTGGATGTGAGCCTAGCGACCCTCGTCGATGGATATGACTCGGCGTTGTTGAACGTCATGATGTATGCTAAGAATGTTGACTCTGCATGGATTGGTTTCAAGAAAGGATCAGAG GGTGCTTTCGAATGGCAAAGTGGCTACCCAGTAGTGTACACCAACTGGGGCCCTGATGAGCCTAGTGGCGGGACGGGAGAAGGATGTGTCAAGGAAAACAAAGAGGGCTTTTGGGAAGACACCACCTGCCTTGACAAGGCAGCGTATGTTTGCAGATACGACTTCCCAC CTCTTCTAGTTCCAACTTCACCCCCTGACATTGATTCCCCATGTCCTACTGATGCTAGTTGGGTATCCTTTGGCTCCTACTGCTACTTATTCCCCAGTACTGAAGCCCAGTGGGGTGAAGCCAACTTCAA TTGTATGCAGGAACATGGTGCTTCCCTTGTGAGCATCTCTTCAGATTCGGAGAACCAGTTTGTTCTTTCAAACTCTAGACATCCATCAGGAAGTGACAACTACATGTGGATTGGGCTGACGAGACAGCAGAATACAGCAGGGGATTGGG GAACATTTGGTTGGGTCGATGAATCCGTGTTCAACTACGCCTTCTGGACCAGAGGAGAGCCAGACGGGAACAGAGAGGGCGCTCTGGAATTCTGCGCCGCTATGTCCACGGCCTCTGGGGGAGCGTGGAAAGATGATGCATGCTATACTAAGTATCAGTATGCTTGTAAACTGAGAAAAC AATCTGGGGGAAGTTACAAAt CAACACAATGCGTCGGTGACAGAGAGAATCAACTAGTAGCTGAGGGCAACTATTGCTACCTTCCTAGTATGGCGCTCGTCTCTCCCAGGCGTGCCACCTGGAATGAAGCAGAGAACGCATGTAGGTCCAAAGGTGCTCACCTGGTGTCGATCCAAAATGACGAGGAGCAGAGCTTAGTCAGCAAGCTG GCCTACGGCTTAACCCAGAGCTATTGGATTGGTCTGAGAGAAAAGGAGCAATCTGGACAGTTTAT GTGGAGTGATGGATACACTGGTGATTATAAGAACTTTCCGGAAGAAGGGCCGGGGGATTTGAAGGGAGAGGAACAGTGTACGGATTTGCTTGTTTGGAAAG AGGGACAGTGGGGAACATCAGCATGTGGAAACATCCTTCCCTTCATTTGCAAGAGAGAGAACAAGGCAGTCACCGTTATCGATCCCCTTCCTGGACTTCCGACCACGGGGAACTGCCCCAAAGACTACTTCAAACTAGGCTCCAAGTGTTTCATTCTCAAAGGTGTTGAAGACGGCGAGCGAAAAAATTGGATCGACGCCAGGGATGATTGCCAGAAGCAGAGTGGAGGAACTCTCGCTACTATTTCTAATTATGGTGAACAAG CCATCTTGACCTCAATCATCAAAGTTTTGGAGCGTGAGATGgacatgtggattgggttgaACAGCATCGGTATCCACTACCAGTACCATTGGACCGACGAGACTCCATTAGACTTCACTCAGTGGATGGAAGGTGCTCCGGACAGCTTGCAGCCGATCGACGACCCT gaCTCCAATACATGCGTGGTCATGATGAACGCTGCTGAATCTGCCGGTTTATGGAATGACGTACAGTGCAGTATTGAAAGAGCTTACCTCTGCCAGGCACCAGTAG ATCCAAGCAACCCCAACACTCCTGCACCAGTTCCTCCAGGCAGTTGTCCCAACTCCAAATTCACCTCCTATTTTGATACCTGTTTGAATGCAGAGACCTCTATGATGTCGTTTGACGATGCTAGACAG AAATGTAAAGATGCCGGCGCCGACTTAATCTCAACCTATGATCAGTACGAGGTGGCATTCCTCGCTGCATCGCTGTATCAAGACGGGCTGGAACCAGATGGTGAAGGATGGATTGGATTAAAACGCAACAAG GACACTGGTGTTTTTGAATGGGTGGACAATTGGCCACTGACCTTCACTAAATGGGACAATGATGAACCAAATAATAACAACGGAGACTGTGTAGCTGTGGATAGGAAGGGCAAATGGGCTGTCCGAGATTGCAACATGAAAAAATACTCCTTCTGCGAGTTTCCTAACA TTAAACCCACTAAGGCCCCAAAGGTAAGCCGAGATGGTTGCCTAAAGAACTACGTCGCCCTCCCCGACAGTGATTTCTGCTACAACTTCAAGACCGACATGACCAAAATCCCGCTATCCTCCGGAGATTATTTTTGCAATCGGGACTTCAGCGGTAGATTACCCAGCATTCATAGCAAAGCTGAAGAGGACTTTGTCAGGGCGGAGGCCAAGAAAGTCTTTGGGAGCAACGCCCTCGTGTGGTTGGGTCTGGACCGTGCTAAGAATG GAAGGAATCGCTGGATGGACCGCACCCTCCTGGATTATGTCAACTGGATGGACGGCGAGCCAGACGGTGACGATGACGACAACGTCTGCACTGGACTCAATGTTGACGGAGGCTGGATGGATACTGATTGTACTGTTGCAGCCAACTACATATGCAAATCACCCAAAT TTTTGAAGCCTCCAACAACTGGCACCAGTGGAGCTGCCCAACTATCTA TGTCTGGGCTAACTGTTCTTCTTTCGCTTGCCGTTTCTACCATCTGGAACATCAGACGTTAG
- the LOC139937750 gene encoding piggyBac transposable element-derived protein 4-like — protein MKYAINMASRLSSQEVLGEELDDEKGSDLDVSQNCSSSSSSSSEDDNNPVDEFDNDIAPGPSSHGQTSTVRVSRRVGRAPQTRRRNKGAFAQRSPPQGWTNTLPTPNIPPYTETPGPKCNLPPDAPELDFLLCLIGEDFFATLARNTNINAACKSPAGPEDSTDEFATSDKRWSPTTAAEIKAFIGIIILMGIKQAQEYSDYWSQDRLLNDPYTSSLLSRNRFEKLCQYLSCSNANIPTENDHRNKVSNIIDKLRQNFKLNFTPGCCLSVEEAVIKQNGKLLWKQYIPKQSRKRGIRLWFLCDCLTGYCLNFEVYTGRGNHPSTVQEHGLGYSVAMNLLQDFLRKNHHVYADSFLTSLALVEDLHEADTFFCGMLGRNMTGIPREIQKVPLRKYESVKWRKDASCTMVTHWLDKRHVYLISSNNNGKDSLNMKPQTRSHHQEIVMVTVPSVVTDYNANTGGADHSDQFRSYCIVSRSGRRWWKYLFWALFNQALINAYILWKASTKHHTKNKKSHSLKAFKVAIIHQLADGFSSRKRTTTSTSKRPVEEILDGESVPGHALVLFGDRKRNCVCCKRAGRLTDGGNKIQTKFGCSGCRASMCKLNCFNDWHMIGCQNSK, from the exons ATGAAATATGCCATTAATATGGCTTCACGTTTAAGTTCGCAGGAAGTTTTGGGTGAGGAGTTGGATGACGAAAAAGGAAGCGATTTGGACGTCTCTCAG AATTGTTCAAGTTCGTCAAGCAGCAGTAGTGAAGATGACAACAATCCTGTTGATGAGTTTGACAATGATATTGCACCAGGCCCAAGTTCTCACGGACAAACATCAACAGTAAGGGTTAGTAGACGAGTCGGGAGAGCTCCGCAGACAAGGCGGAGAAACAAGGGAGCATTTGCTCAGCGAAGTCCTCCACAAGGCTGGACAAATACCTTACCCACTCCAAATATTCCACCGTACACAGAAACACCAGGTCCGAAGTGCAACCTCCCTCCTGACGCCCCTGAGTTGGACTTTCTTCTCTGCCTGATTGGTGAAGATTTTTTCGCAACGCTAGCAAGGAACACCAATATCAATGCGGCGTGTAAGTCACCAGCAGGACCTGAAGACTCGACTGATGAGTTCGCCACATCGGACAAGCGCTGGAGTCCTACGACTGCTGCTGAAATCAAGGCTTTCATTGGGATCATCATCTTGATGGGTATCAAGCAAGCCCAAGAGTATAGCGATTATTGGAGTCAGGATCGACTACTCAATGACCCTTACACTAGCTCCCTTCTGTCTCGAAATAGATTCGAGAAACTATGTCAGTATCTTAGCTGCAGCAATGCAAATATCCCGACTGAAAATGACCATCGCAACAAAGTCAGCAACATCATCGACAAGCTACGACAAAACTTTAAACTGAATTTCACCCCTGGATGCTGCCTCTCAGTGGAGGAGGCAGTGATCAAACAGAATGGAAAGTTACTTTGGAAGCAATATATTCCAAAGCAATCGAGGAAGCGGGGAATTAGATTATGGTTTCTCTGTGATTGTCTGACAGGGTACTGTCTTAACTTTGAGGTGTACACTGGGCGGGGAAACCACCCAAGCACAGTGCAAGAACACGGACTTGGTTACAGCGTTGCGATGAATCTCCTGCAAGATTTTCTTCGGAAAAATCATCATGTTTATGCTGACAGTTTCCTAACATCTCTTGCTCTTGTAGAGGATCTACACGAAGCAGATACGTTTTTCTGCGGCATGTTAGGTAGAAATATGACAGGGATCCCGCGCGAAATTCAGAAAGTACCGCTAAGAAAGTATGAGAGTGTGAAATGGAGAAAAGATGCCTCATGCACGATGGTCACGCACTGGCTTGACAAGAGGCACGTTTATCTCATTTCATCGAATAACAACGGCAAAGACTCTTTGAATATGAAACCACAAACGAGATCCCATCATCAGGAGATTGTCATGGTCACAGTACCGTCTGTAGTCACCGACTACAATGCCAATACGGGAGGGGCGGACCATAGTGATCAATTCCGATCATATTGCATTGTTTCTCGGTCAGGAAGAAGATGGTGGAAATATTTATTCTGGGCGCTTTTCAACCAAGCGTTGATAAATGCGTATATCCTGTGGAAGGCATCAACAAAGCACCATACCAAGAATAAGAAATCGCACTCGCTGAAAGCGTTCAAGGTAGCCATCATTCATCAGCTTGCCGATGGATTTTCTTCCAGGAAACGCACAACTACTTCCACCTCCAAACGCCCAGTGGAGGAAATACTTGACGGGGAATCGGTGCCTGGTCATGCACTTGTCCTGTTTGGAGATCGCAAGCGAAACTGCGTGTGTTGTAAAAGGGCTGGACGGTTAACAGACGGgggaaacaaaattcaaaccaAGTTTGGATGTAGCGGATGTAGGGCCAGCATGTGCAAGCTGAATTGCTTCAATGATTGGCATATGATTGGTTGCCAGAACAGTAAATAA